ATCGCTGGAGAGCAGGTTACCACCGCGGATGGAATAGCAGAGGGGGGTGCCAGTACCTTCGGACCGCGTTTTTTCGAGAAAATTAGGTGCCTCGCAGATTTTATCGTAGAATATGTCCGCAGCCTGTCAGGTAATAATCTGTGCTCAGCACTTCCCTAGAGCCGCCGCATACCTAGCCATCCGCATAACCGGCGTCCGCGCGGTGGTGAGATTACTGCATCATCTCCCGCATCATGGCTGGCATGCCCTCCTTTACAAAACGAGTGATTTCTCGCGCATGTGCGTGAATCACATCAACCATCCAGGGGAGACGAGAGGTCTCCGTCACGGCCACGCCATCCTTTAATAGTTCTAGATGTCTGCGGTAGTCCGTGGGATGGGCAAACATGACAGGCACACTGCGGCTGGCCGGATAGGGGAAAGGATGATCTTCCGCCAAGCGCGCATACATCTGCGAAACATGGGCCTGCAGCAGCGCTGCTACCTTAGGATTTCCGGAAATACTGACGGCATGAACCCCATCGGGCAAAAAGGTGACCTTGCGGTGCACCTGCGCATGGACCTCGAAAAGCTCCATGCCGGTGCCCATGGCACCACGATTCTCTGGGGACATCATGGCGCCCATGTCGCCATTACCCATCATGCCACCCCCAGACATCATCCCACCCATCATGCTGGAAGCTGCGGCGGGATCGGCCCGCACATAACCCATCAGGGCCAAGGCCGAGAAAAAGGATTTCAACCATTGCCTTCGGTCCATCGACAGACCCTCCGTTCAGTTACCTGTCTCTTGCCTTGTTCTTGGTACGTCAACCGAAAAGTCAACTTCCACTCGCAACTACACCCCTGCCCCAGCGCATTTGTTTGGCTAGGGCAAGGGCATCATCATCTACACCTATTCATCTACGCCGCAGTGGGCAAGTCCTCATGCCCAGCAGGGAGTACGCCGGGCACCAGCCGATCAATCCCGTTAGTAATGGAACCAAACCAATCCACCCCCAGGGCGTATGTGGGCCAACAAATACCAGTGCCAGAAGGATGACGCCAACGATCACACGAATTGCGCGATCCAGACCGCCCTCATTTGTCAATGCTGAAATATTCACGCTATCTCTCCCATGATCCGTTTCGGTTTGTTGAGTCTAGCGCGCATCTACAGGAAATTCGGTGACTTTGTCACTCGGATGTCAATCCTCGCTCTGAATTACGCGCTTAAGTGCCGCTCGGTCCCGAATCACAATCTGGCGCGGATGTTGCTCAATCCACCCTTGATCGGCGAAGTTCTTTAGCGCTCGACTGATGACTTCCCGCGCCGACCCCAATTCCAGCGCAAGCTTCTGGTGGGTGACACAGAGTTCGGCTTGATAGGGCGCGAGCTCCAAGAGCCTGCGCGCCAAGCGAACATCCAGCCGAGTGAATACGACAGTCTCGATCAGCATCAGCAGCTCTGCAAGGCGCTCGCCATAACTCCGAAATACGAAACGCCGGAACCCTTCAGAGCATCCGACGAGCTGTGAGAATTCCGCCTGACTCAGGGTCACCGCAACTACAGGTCCTTCTGTGATGCCCATGGCCGGATAGGGACGTTCGCTGAACAGACAGGCCGTGGTGAGGATGCAGGACTCGCCTGGACCAATACGATAGAGCAGTATTTCCCGACCAGAGCGCGAAATCTGTTGCACTCGGACGCAGCCATCAACCACCAAAAGGTATTGCTGGCATAAACTTCCCGCCGTAAAAAGAATCTGATCCGGAGGAAGGACCAAAGAGCTCGCCGCGACAGTGAGGTACTGCTGCTCTTCTGCGCTCAGCCGCCGTAGGTCTGGAAAATTCTCTAACCAATCACTAGTGGACACTTTTGCAGAGACCCTCAACTGTCGCCCCTTGTGGCTTAACTCTGCGGCTACCACCACATCACCGTTCTGGTATTTGGAGTGTACCCCTTGTCACCAACCACTGCTTTTCTTGAATGCAGGTTTGGTGTTGGCTCCGGTATTGACGGCTTGGACTGACAAATTGGGTTTTGCCACCCACCAAGTCCCGCCAAACAGACCGTTGCCAAGCGCTTCCCCAGGTCGAACATCCGGAGTATAGAGGTAAAGTGGGTGACCATTGTAGTCTACCTGCAGGCCGTTGGGGCCTTTCACAGTTTGGAATTTGCCCGGGATACCGCGCACCTTGGGTGCTATCACTCCCTTGCTTAGGAGCGGTGGCCACAGGCCACCTCCTACCAATCTACGAATTCCACTACCCATAAGCAAGCGCCAAGACCAGATAAGAAAAGACCTTACGATAGCAGCAGGGATTCTGGGCGATGGCAAGAGGGAGCAAACGGTGGCAACAGCACACAAGGACCGATCAGCTCGAAGATCTGTTTCCACTAATCGGGTTTTTTGTCAGGCTCCGGGGTAACGGTAATGTTTTCGCGATCAATCTTGCCCTGGATTGCCCGTGTTCCAAGTGCCCTATCCAGTTGTCTCTGAGCG
The window above is part of the Acidithiobacillus acidisediminis genome. Proteins encoded here:
- a CDS encoding Crp/Fnr family transcriptional regulator, with the protein product MSTSDWLENFPDLRRLSAEEQQYLTVAASSLVLPPDQILFTAGSLCQQYLLVVDGCVRVQQISRSGREILLYRIGPGESCILTTACLFSERPYPAMGITEGPVVAVTLSQAEFSQLVGCSEGFRRFVFRSYGERLAELLMLIETVVFTRLDVRLARRLLELAPYQAELCVTHQKLALELGSAREVISRALKNFADQGWIEQHPRQIVIRDRAALKRVIQSED
- a CDS encoding YgaP family membrane protein yields the protein MNISALTNEGGLDRAIRVIVGVILLALVFVGPHTPWGWIGLVPLLTGLIGWCPAYSLLGMRTCPLRRR